The following coding sequences are from one Triticum dicoccoides isolate Atlit2015 ecotype Zavitan chromosome 4A, WEW_v2.0, whole genome shotgun sequence window:
- the LOC119285868 gene encoding photosystem II protein D1-like, giving the protein MTAILDRRESISLWGRFCNWITSTESRLYIGWFSVLMIPTLLTATSVFIIAFIAAPPVDIDGIREPVSGSLLYGNNIISCAIIPTSTAIGLHFYPIWEAASVDEWLYNGGPYELIVLHFLLGVACYMGREWERSFRLGMRPWIAVAYSAPVAAATAIFLIYPIGQGSFFDGMPLGISGTFNFMIVFQTEHNILMHPFHMLGVASVFGGSLFSAMHGSLVTSSLIRETTENESANEGYKFGQEEETYNIVAAHGYFGRLIFQYASFNNSCSLHFFLAAWPVVGIWFTALGISTMAFNLNGFNFNQYVVDSQGHVINTWDDIINRANLGMEVMHERNAHNFPLDLAAVEVHLLMDKVFPLTYKNF; this is encoded by the coding sequence ATGACTGCAATTTTAGATAGACGCGAAAGTATAAGCCTGTGGGGTCGCTTCTGCAACTGGATAACTAGCACTGAAAGTCGTCTTTACATCGGATGGTTCAGTGTTTTGATGATTCCTACCTTATTGACCGCAACTTCTGTATTCATTATTGCCTTCATCGCTGCCCCTCCAGTAGATATTGATGGTATTCGTGAGCCTGTTTCTGGTTCTTTACTTTATGGAAACAATATTATCTCTTGTGCTATTATCCCTACTTCTACGGCGATCGGATTGCACTTTTATCCAATTTGGGAAGCTGCATCTGTTGATGAGTGGTTATACAATGGTGGTCCTTATGAGCTAATTGTTCTACACTTCTTACTTGGTGTAGCTTGTTACATGGGTCGTGAGTGGGAACGTAGTTTCCGTCTGGGTATGCGTCCTTGGATTGCTGTTGCATATTCAGCTCCTGTTGCAGCTGCTACTGCTATTTTCTTGATTTACCCTATTGGTCAAGGAAGCTTTTTTGATGGTATGCCTTTAGGAATCTCTGGTACTTTCAACTTTATGATTGTATTCCAGACAGAGCACAACATCCTTATGCACCCATTCCACATGTTAGGTGTAGCTAGTGTATTCGGCGGTTCCCTATTCAGTGCTATGCATGGTTCCTTAGTAACCTCTAGTTTAATCAGGGAAACTACTGAAAATGAATCTGCTAATGAGGGTTACAAATTTGGTCAAGAGGAAGAAACTTATAATATTGTGGCTGCTCATGGTTATTTTGGCCGATTAATCTTCCAATATGCTAGTTTCAACAACTCTTGTTCTTTACACTTCTTCTTGGCTGCTTGGCCTGTGGTAGGAATCTGGTTCACTGCTTTAGGTATTAGTACTATGGCTTTCAACCTAAATGGTTTCAATTTCAACCAATATGTAGTTGATAGTCAAGGTCACGTTATTAATACTTGGGATGATATCATCAACCGTGCTAACCTTGGTATGGAAGTAATGCACGAACGTAATGCTCACAACTTCCCTCTAGACTTAGCTGCTGTTGAAGTTCATCTATTAATGGATAAGGTTTTTCCGCTAACATATAAGAATTTTTAA